The Lysobacter enzymogenes genome window below encodes:
- a CDS encoding MOSC domain-containing protein translates to MQARNAGVEVSALLRGRAVAYTRPGSRSGIDKRPLQGPVWIGELGLDGDEQGDLRVHGGPDKAVHHYPREHYRLWRDEIGAHALLDAPGAFGAFGENLSSEGLSEAQVCLGDRYRFGGALLEVSQARQPCWKLNDRFGVADMARRMQANGRTGWYYRVLEAGEAVAGDRLILSARPWPQWPLQRIAAMLFVRTLDRDELAAALALPLVPSWRKLVEARLARGEVEDWSKRIDGPPAA, encoded by the coding sequence ATGCAGGCAAGAAATGCGGGCGTGGAAGTGAGCGCGCTGCTGCGCGGCCGCGCCGTGGCGTACACCCGTCCCGGCAGCCGCAGCGGGATCGACAAACGGCCGCTGCAAGGGCCGGTATGGATCGGCGAACTGGGCCTGGACGGCGACGAGCAAGGCGACCTGCGCGTGCACGGCGGGCCGGACAAGGCGGTGCATCACTATCCGCGCGAACACTATCGGCTGTGGCGCGACGAGATCGGCGCGCACGCGCTGCTGGACGCGCCCGGCGCGTTCGGCGCGTTCGGCGAGAACCTCAGCAGCGAAGGCTTGAGCGAGGCGCAGGTGTGCCTCGGCGATCGCTATCGCTTCGGCGGCGCCCTGCTCGAAGTCAGCCAGGCGCGGCAGCCGTGCTGGAAGCTCAACGACCGCTTCGGCGTCGCCGACATGGCCCGGCGCATGCAGGCCAACGGCCGCACCGGCTGGTATTACCGCGTGCTCGAAGCCGGCGAGGCGGTCGCCGGCGATCGCCTGATCCTGAGCGCGCGGCCGTGGCCGCAGTGGCCGCTGCAACGCATCGCCGCGATGCTGTTCGTGCGCACGCTCGACCGCGACGAGCTCGCCGCCGCGCTGGCCTTGCCGCTGGTGCCGTCGTGGCGCAAGCTGGTCGAAGCCCGGCTCGCGCGCGGCGAAGTCGAGGACTGGAGCAAGCGGATCGACGGACCGCCAGCGGCGTGA
- a CDS encoding thioredoxin family protein, which produces MRQKAVFFHAGCPVCVAAEQQVAEAIDRQRFEVEVVHLGEASARIAEARAAGVNSVPALVMQGQVFHINHGAALSDLG; this is translated from the coding sequence ATGCGTCAGAAAGCCGTGTTCTTTCACGCCGGTTGCCCGGTGTGCGTGGCCGCCGAACAGCAGGTCGCCGAAGCCATCGACCGCCAGCGTTTCGAGGTCGAAGTGGTCCATCTGGGCGAAGCCTCGGCGCGGATCGCCGAAGCCCGCGCCGCCGGGGTGAACTCGGTCCCGGCCCTGGTGATGCAAGGCCAGGTGTTCCACATCAACCATGGCGCGGCCTTGTCCGACCTGGGTTGA
- a CDS encoding SURF1 family protein: protein MSRRGNLLFGWSLALAAIALFANLGLWQARRAVEKQAMLDAAAQVLSERVPQPLSRAADPQRAHAYDWAAGQGRFDPRGALLLDNQQRGGRAGVRAYRLFLPDGGEPLLVDLGWLPLGGERKFPAVPKPEGELALRGLLSAPPSVGIPLGPGIGREGQGWLLTRVDTRAIAAALGLPAPLAPRVLRLDPALPLGYDRDLELLSNTLPPDKHRGYSLQWFALAAAVLATALILTFRRPRRGADR from the coding sequence GTGAGCCGTCGCGGCAACCTGCTGTTCGGCTGGAGCCTGGCGCTGGCGGCGATCGCGCTGTTCGCCAACCTCGGCCTGTGGCAGGCGCGGCGCGCGGTGGAGAAGCAGGCGATGCTCGATGCCGCCGCGCAGGTGCTGTCCGAACGCGTGCCGCAGCCGCTGTCGCGCGCGGCCGATCCGCAGCGCGCGCACGCCTACGACTGGGCCGCGGGCCAGGGCCGTTTCGATCCGCGCGGCGCGCTGCTGCTCGACAACCAGCAGCGCGGCGGCCGCGCCGGCGTGCGCGCGTACCGGCTGTTCCTGCCCGACGGCGGCGAGCCCTTGCTGGTCGATCTGGGCTGGCTGCCGCTCGGCGGCGAGCGCAAATTTCCGGCGGTGCCCAAGCCCGAGGGCGAACTGGCATTGCGCGGCTTGCTCAGCGCGCCGCCGTCGGTCGGCATTCCGCTCGGCCCCGGCATCGGCCGCGAAGGCCAGGGCTGGCTGCTGACCCGCGTCGACACCCGCGCGATCGCCGCCGCGCTCGGCCTGCCGGCGCCGCTGGCGCCGCGCGTGCTGCGCCTGGATCCGGCGTTGCCGCTCGGCTACGACCGCGATCTGGAACTGCTCAGCAACACCTTGCCGCCGGACAAGCACCGCGGCTATTCCCTGCAGTGGTTCGCACTCGCCGCGGCGGTGCTGGCCACCGCGCTGATTTTGACTTTCCGGCGCCCGCGCCGCGGAGCCGACCGATGA
- a CDS encoding DUF3574 domain-containing protein, whose translation MPRNALLCAVVVSALTACATLAPLPVKPGDPSACSERRQDRVLFGMNSPDGPVSEAQWQAFLAEVVTPRFPAGLTVYQAKGQWRGDSGQVEQEDSRAIDLIHEDSAEERKRVVEIADEYKRRFKQEAVLIVSSPVRACFAAAAKPGGRIG comes from the coding sequence ATGCCCCGCAACGCCCTGCTGTGCGCCGTCGTCGTTTCCGCACTGACCGCCTGCGCCACGCTGGCGCCGCTGCCGGTCAAGCCCGGCGACCCCAGCGCCTGCTCCGAACGCCGCCAGGACCGCGTGCTGTTCGGCATGAACAGTCCCGACGGCCCGGTCAGCGAAGCGCAGTGGCAGGCGTTTCTCGCCGAAGTCGTGACCCCGCGCTTTCCCGCCGGGCTCACCGTGTACCAGGCCAAGGGCCAATGGCGCGGCGACAGCGGCCAGGTCGAACAGGAAGACTCGCGCGCGATCGACCTGATCCACGAAGACAGCGCCGAAGAACGCAAGCGCGTGGTCGAGATCGCCGACGAGTACAAGCGGCGGTTCAAGCAGGAGGCGGTGTTGATCGTGAGTTCGCCGGTGCGCGCGTGTTTCGCGGCGGCTGCGAAGCCGGGCGGGCGGATCGGTTAG
- a CDS encoding cytochrome c oxidase assembly protein, translating into MTKVMIGVALGAFAFTFALVPLYRIACEKVFGIRLERGVAEADRGGHAVSDRIVTVQFDGSVNSKLPWEFRPHAVSMKVRPGEQYETTYYARNTSDRPIVGSASPSVAPARASGYFNKTECFCFTAQTLQAGESREMPVRFIVDPNLPAGVETITLSYTFFKNDVLTARLQQGAVSKTPSSPLAAP; encoded by the coding sequence ATGACCAAGGTCATGATCGGCGTGGCGCTCGGCGCGTTCGCCTTCACCTTCGCCCTGGTGCCGCTGTACCGCATCGCCTGCGAGAAGGTGTTCGGCATCCGCCTGGAACGCGGCGTGGCCGAGGCCGACCGCGGCGGCCATGCGGTCAGCGACCGCATCGTCACCGTGCAGTTCGACGGCAGCGTCAATTCCAAATTGCCGTGGGAGTTCCGCCCGCACGCGGTCAGCATGAAGGTGCGCCCGGGCGAGCAGTACGAAACCACGTACTACGCGCGCAACACCAGCGACCGTCCGATCGTCGGCAGCGCCTCGCCGTCGGTGGCGCCGGCGCGCGCGTCGGGCTACTTCAACAAGACCGAATGCTTCTGCTTCACCGCGCAAACCCTGCAAGCGGGCGAGTCGCGCGAGATGCCGGTGCGTTTCATCGTCGACCCGAACCTGCCGGCCGGCGTCGAAACCATCACCCTGTCCTACACTTTCTTCAAGAACGACGTGCTCACCGCACGGCTGCAGCAAGGCGCGGTCTCCAAGACCCCGTCCTCGCCGCTGGCCGCGCCTTGA
- the putA gene encoding bifunctional proline dehydrogenase/L-glutamate gamma-semialdehyde dehydrogenase PutA: MISPELPAPPAAARAALTSGWVRDEAEHVRGLLELARLPDADRNAAQATAADLVRRVRARAQDQGAIEAFMRQYDLGSEEGVLLMCVAEALLRIPDQETADKLIRDKLGEADWKRHLGQSDSVLVNASTWGLMLTGTLVDLADDTKRDVHNAFKRLIGRVGEPVIRLAVRQAMRIMGHQFVMGRTIGEALSRSKKGDNANYRYSFDMLGEGALTTKDALRYQQAYRDAIHAIGKSGDYKNADVFATPSISVKLSALHPRYEHAKRERVFAELTPRVLELAQLAKGYGIGFTIDAEEADRLEMSLDLIAAAYSDASLDGWEGYGLAIQAYQKRAPEAIAFIADLARRVGRRIPVRLVKGAYWDSEVKRAQVDGQLGYPVFTRKPNTDVSYLANARRMLEASDAIYPMFATHNAQTIATIHQRAKAMGREKHFEFQKLHGMGDDLYAEVVPADRLDAPCRVYAPVGSHEDLLPYLVRRLLENGANSSFVNRITDEDIAIDDLIQDPVETVSGFASIPHPRIPLPADLYRSYGYDRTNSMGVNLANDQQLQSLAADVNAAARSDWRAAPLVPGASIGGADIAVTNPADRREIVGQWKAADSATVEQALKNAVAAQEGWDATPAASRAAILEHAAQLLEERMPQYIALCTKEAGKTIPDGVAEVREAVDFLRYYGAHARKLFAPEALPGPTGESNTLHLSGRGVFVCISPWNFPLAIFLGQISAALAAGNAVIAKPAEQTNLIGYYAVKLLHEAGIPEAVLQFLPGDGATVGAALTRDPRVAGVAFTGSTDTARAINRSLAARDAAIGVLIAETGGQNALIADSSSLPEQLVKDAIGSAFTSAGQRCSAARVLFVQDDIADKVVHMLAGAMAELKVGDPGLLSTDVGPVIDEDALKMLREHAARMDSEATKIAEVALDADAANGSFFAPRAYSLKSLDQLHKEVFGPVLHVIRWKADQLDAVIDAINATGYGLTLGIHSRIDETIERISTRVKVGNCYVNRNQIGAVVGVQPFGGQNLSGTGPKAGGPHYLPRFTTEKTITVNTTAAGGNASLLTLGD, translated from the coding sequence ATGATCAGCCCCGAACTGCCGGCGCCGCCGGCGGCCGCGCGCGCCGCGCTCACGTCCGGCTGGGTGCGCGACGAAGCCGAGCACGTGCGCGGCCTGCTCGAGCTGGCGCGCCTGCCCGACGCCGACCGCAACGCCGCCCAGGCCACCGCCGCCGATCTGGTCCGCCGGGTCCGCGCCCGCGCCCAGGACCAGGGCGCGATCGAAGCCTTCATGCGCCAATACGACCTCGGCAGCGAGGAAGGCGTGCTGCTGATGTGCGTGGCCGAAGCGCTGCTGCGCATTCCGGATCAGGAAACCGCGGACAAGCTGATCCGCGACAAGCTCGGCGAGGCCGACTGGAAGCGGCACCTGGGCCAATCGGACTCGGTGCTGGTCAACGCCTCGACCTGGGGCCTGATGCTGACCGGCACCCTGGTCGACCTGGCCGACGACACCAAGCGCGACGTCCACAACGCCTTCAAGCGCCTGATCGGCCGCGTCGGCGAGCCGGTGATCCGGCTGGCGGTGCGCCAGGCCATGCGCATCATGGGCCACCAGTTCGTCATGGGCCGCACCATCGGCGAAGCGCTGTCGCGCTCGAAGAAGGGCGACAACGCCAACTACCGCTATTCCTTCGACATGCTCGGCGAAGGCGCGCTGACCACCAAGGACGCGCTGCGCTATCAGCAGGCCTATCGCGACGCGATCCACGCGATCGGCAAGAGCGGCGACTACAAGAACGCCGACGTGTTCGCGACCCCGTCGATCTCGGTCAAGCTGTCGGCGCTGCACCCGCGCTACGAGCACGCCAAGCGCGAGCGCGTGTTCGCCGAACTGACCCCGCGCGTGCTGGAACTGGCGCAGCTGGCCAAGGGCTACGGCATCGGCTTCACCATCGACGCCGAGGAAGCCGACCGCCTGGAAATGTCGCTGGACCTGATCGCAGCCGCGTATTCCGACGCCTCGCTGGACGGCTGGGAAGGCTACGGCCTGGCGATCCAGGCGTACCAGAAGCGCGCGCCGGAGGCGATCGCCTTCATCGCCGACCTGGCCCGCCGGGTCGGCCGCCGCATCCCGGTGCGCCTGGTCAAGGGCGCGTACTGGGACAGCGAGGTCAAGCGCGCCCAGGTCGACGGCCAGCTCGGCTACCCGGTGTTCACCCGCAAGCCGAACACCGACGTGTCGTACCTGGCCAACGCGCGGCGCATGCTGGAAGCCTCGGATGCGATCTATCCGATGTTCGCCACCCACAACGCCCAGACCATCGCCACCATCCACCAGCGCGCCAAGGCGATGGGCCGCGAAAAGCACTTCGAGTTCCAGAAGCTGCACGGCATGGGCGACGACCTGTACGCCGAAGTGGTCCCGGCCGACCGCCTGGACGCGCCGTGCCGCGTGTATGCGCCGGTCGGCTCGCACGAAGACCTGTTGCCGTACCTGGTGCGGCGCCTGCTCGAGAACGGCGCCAACTCCAGCTTCGTCAACCGCATCACCGACGAGGACATCGCCATCGACGACCTGATCCAGGATCCGGTCGAAACGGTGTCCGGCTTCGCCAGCATCCCGCATCCGCGCATTCCGCTCCCCGCCGATTTGTATCGCAGCTACGGCTACGACAGGACCAATTCCATGGGCGTCAACCTCGCCAACGACCAGCAACTGCAGTCCCTCGCCGCCGACGTCAACGCCGCCGCCCGCAGCGACTGGCGCGCCGCGCCGCTCGTTCCGGGCGCCAGCATCGGCGGCGCCGACATCGCCGTGACCAACCCGGCCGACCGCCGCGAGATCGTCGGCCAGTGGAAGGCCGCCGACAGCGCGACCGTCGAGCAGGCGCTGAAGAACGCGGTCGCCGCGCAGGAAGGCTGGGACGCGACCCCGGCCGCCAGCCGCGCCGCGATCCTCGAACACGCCGCGCAGCTGCTCGAAGAGCGCATGCCGCAGTACATCGCGCTGTGCACCAAGGAAGCCGGCAAGACCATTCCCGACGGCGTCGCCGAAGTGCGCGAAGCGGTCGACTTCCTGCGCTACTACGGCGCCCACGCGCGCAAGCTGTTCGCGCCCGAAGCGCTGCCGGGCCCGACCGGCGAGTCCAACACCCTGCACCTGTCCGGCCGCGGCGTGTTCGTCTGCATCAGCCCGTGGAACTTCCCGCTGGCGATCTTCCTCGGCCAGATCTCCGCCGCGCTGGCCGCCGGCAACGCCGTCATCGCCAAGCCGGCCGAGCAGACCAACCTGATCGGCTACTACGCGGTCAAGCTGCTGCACGAAGCCGGCATCCCCGAAGCGGTGCTGCAGTTCCTGCCCGGCGACGGCGCCACCGTCGGCGCGGCGCTGACCCGCGATCCGCGCGTGGCCGGCGTGGCCTTCACCGGCTCGACCGACACCGCGCGCGCGATCAACCGCTCGCTGGCCGCGCGCGACGCCGCGATCGGCGTGCTGATCGCCGAAACCGGCGGCCAGAACGCGCTGATCGCCGACTCCTCCTCGCTGCCCGAGCAGCTGGTCAAGGACGCGATCGGCTCGGCCTTCACCTCGGCCGGCCAGCGCTGCTCGGCCGCGCGCGTGCTGTTCGTGCAGGACGACATCGCCGACAAGGTCGTGCACATGCTCGCCGGCGCGATGGCCGAGCTGAAGGTCGGCGACCCCGGCTTGCTGTCGACCGACGTCGGCCCGGTGATCGACGAGGACGCGCTGAAGATGCTGCGCGAGCATGCTGCGCGCATGGACAGCGAAGCGACCAAGATCGCCGAAGTCGCGCTCGACGCCGACGCCGCGAACGGCAGCTTCTTCGCCCCGCGCGCCTATTCGCTGAAGTCGCTCGACCAGCTGCACAAGGAAGTGTTCGGCCCGGTGCTGCACGTGATCCGCTGGAAGGCCGATCAGCTCGACGCGGTGATCGACGCGATCAACGCCACCGGCTACGGCCTGACCCTGGGCATCCACTCGCGCATCGACGAGACCATCGAGCGCATCAGCACCCGGGTCAAGGTCGGCAACTGCTACGTCAACCGCAACCAGATCGGCGCGGTCGTCGGCGTGCAGCCGTTCGGCGGCCAGAACCTGTCCGGCACCGGCCCCAAGGCCGGCGGCCCGCACTACCTGCCGCGCTTTACCACCGAGAAGACCATCACCGTCAACACCACCGCGGCCGGCGGCAACGCTTCGCTGCTGACCCTGGGCGACTGA
- a CDS encoding MarR family winged helix-turn-helix transcriptional regulator, translating to MTDSAFHLRQTALGLERLAALLRAQQWREPDEHALHPAQRALLELLGEDKRGWRVGELAQRLGVSAASASDSIAALEARALVRRARDPDDGRAVRVHPSRRGLAWLRRSRARGGAGERLLATLEPQDLAAFSRSLQLLILQAQQEGLATGLRTCAGCEFFRPFEGRGEQPHFCALVGAPFGDAQLRVDCAEQRPRGMEKGVAAVDAVAQRFRAGAAGEKTSRGGRAPPRRHSASAE from the coding sequence GTGACCGACTCCGCCTTCCATCTGCGCCAAACCGCCCTGGGCCTGGAGCGCCTCGCCGCGCTGCTGCGCGCGCAGCAGTGGCGCGAGCCGGACGAGCATGCGCTGCACCCGGCGCAACGCGCGCTGCTGGAGCTGCTCGGCGAGGACAAGCGCGGCTGGCGGGTCGGCGAGCTGGCGCAGCGCCTGGGCGTGTCGGCGGCCAGCGCCAGCGACAGCATCGCCGCGCTGGAGGCGCGCGCGCTGGTGCGGCGCGCGCGCGACCCCGACGACGGCCGCGCGGTGCGCGTGCATCCGAGCCGGCGCGGCCTGGCCTGGCTGCGCCGCAGCCGCGCCCGCGGCGGCGCCGGCGAACGGTTGCTGGCGACGCTGGAGCCGCAGGATCTGGCCGCGTTCTCGCGCTCGCTGCAGTTGCTGATCCTGCAGGCGCAGCAAGAAGGCCTCGCGACCGGCCTGCGCACCTGCGCCGGCTGCGAGTTCTTCCGTCCGTTCGAAGGCCGCGGCGAACAGCCGCACTTCTGCGCCCTGGTCGGCGCGCCGTTCGGCGACGCGCAACTGCGCGTGGACTGCGCCGAACAACGGCCTCGCGGCATGGAGAAGGGCGTGGCGGCGGTCGACGCGGTCGCGCAACGGTTCCGTGCCGGCGCGGCCGGTGAAAAAACATCGCGCGGCGGCCGTGCGCCGCCGCGCCGGCATTCCGCGAGCGCGGAATAG
- a CDS encoding cytochrome c oxidase subunit 3 → MGQAHTPDANIYYVPHSSRWPFLGSIGLFTLMIGVANWLNEVSWGKPTFFVGVAMMIAVLFGWFGDVVRESVRGNYNKQVDVSFRMGMIWFIFSEVMFFAAFFGALFYARTLALPWLGGEGDGVMTNSLLWPEFSAAWPSSGPAGVGGHFQTIPAWGLPLINTLILLTSGTTVTAAHHALKGGHRKALLFWLGATVLLGCLFLFFQAEEYIHAYTELNLTLGSGIYGSTFFMLTGFHGLHVTLGTIMLAIIWFRCLKGHFDKDNHFAFEAVAWYWHFVDVVWLGLFLFVYVL, encoded by the coding sequence ATGGGCCAAGCGCACACGCCAGACGCCAACATCTACTACGTCCCGCATAGCAGCCGCTGGCCGTTCCTCGGTTCGATCGGACTGTTCACCCTGATGATCGGCGTGGCCAACTGGCTCAACGAAGTCAGCTGGGGCAAGCCCACCTTCTTCGTCGGCGTGGCGATGATGATCGCGGTGCTGTTCGGCTGGTTCGGCGACGTGGTCCGCGAGTCGGTGCGCGGCAACTACAACAAGCAGGTCGACGTGTCGTTCCGGATGGGGATGATCTGGTTCATCTTCTCCGAAGTGATGTTCTTCGCCGCGTTCTTCGGCGCGCTGTTCTACGCCCGCACGCTCGCGTTGCCGTGGCTCGGCGGCGAAGGCGACGGGGTGATGACCAACAGCCTGCTGTGGCCGGAATTCAGCGCGGCGTGGCCGAGCTCGGGCCCGGCCGGCGTCGGCGGCCACTTCCAGACCATTCCGGCCTGGGGCCTGCCGCTGATCAACACCCTGATCCTGCTGACCTCGGGCACCACCGTGACCGCCGCGCACCACGCGCTCAAGGGCGGCCACCGCAAGGCGCTGCTGTTCTGGCTCGGCGCGACCGTGCTGCTGGGCTGCCTGTTCCTGTTCTTCCAGGCGGAGGAGTACATCCACGCCTACACCGAGCTGAACCTGACCCTGGGTTCGGGCATCTACGGCTCGACCTTCTTCATGCTGACCGGCTTCCACGGCCTGCACGTGACCCTCGGCACGATCATGCTGGCGATCATCTGGTTCCGCTGCCTGAAGGGCCATTTCGACAAGGACAACCACTTCGCGTTCGAAGCGGTGGCCTGGTACTGGCACTTCGTCGACGTGGTGTGGCTGGGCCTGTTCCTGTTCGTCTACGTGCTGTAA
- a CDS encoding DUF2164 domain-containing protein: MSAARPHYERKAMEAIRFGAEEKAVLVGKLQRYFSEELKQPIGRFDAEFLLDFLSEELGAYYYNRGVADAQAVLAAKAEDLADAVWQLQRPTEFSR; the protein is encoded by the coding sequence GTGAGCGCCGCGCGGCCGCACTACGAGAGGAAGGCGATGGAGGCGATCCGGTTCGGCGCCGAGGAAAAGGCGGTGCTGGTGGGCAAACTGCAGCGTTACTTCAGCGAGGAGCTGAAGCAGCCGATCGGCCGCTTCGATGCGGAGTTCCTGCTCGACTTCCTGTCCGAGGAGCTCGGCGCGTACTACTACAACCGCGGCGTCGCCGATGCGCAGGCGGTGCTGGCGGCGAAGGCCGAGGATCTGGCCGATGCGGTGTGGCAGTTGCAGCGGCCTACCGAGTTCAGTCGCTGA
- the coxB gene encoding cytochrome c oxidase subunit II: MKAGRFKQWAVGVAAMALPVLASAQAADPKPWQLNMGKGVTAQSMNAHSAHMLALWICVVIGILVFGAMAVAMFKFRKSKGAVPDKDFTHSTKLEIVWTVVPVALLVLMAFPATSKLINMYDTRDSAMTVKITGYQWMWKYEYLGEGVAFTSRLDRKSDQLRQGGKIVTAADHEHYLLDVDNVLVLPTDTKIRFVITADDVIHAWWVPALGWKQDAIPGIVNEAWTDIKEPGVYRGQCAELCGKDHGFMPIVVRALPKAEYQQWLAEQKAKNAPAAPAAAPAPAPAETAPAAAQAPAAGTASSDAPAAAPKGAATAG, encoded by the coding sequence ATGAAAGCCGGTCGTTTCAAGCAGTGGGCAGTGGGCGTCGCCGCAATGGCGTTGCCGGTCCTGGCGTCGGCGCAAGCCGCCGATCCCAAGCCGTGGCAGTTGAACATGGGCAAGGGCGTCACCGCCCAGTCGATGAACGCCCATTCCGCGCACATGCTGGCGCTGTGGATTTGCGTGGTGATCGGCATCCTGGTGTTCGGCGCGATGGCCGTGGCCATGTTCAAGTTCCGCAAGTCCAAGGGCGCGGTGCCCGACAAGGACTTCACCCACAGCACCAAGCTCGAGATCGTCTGGACGGTCGTGCCGGTGGCGCTGCTGGTGCTGATGGCGTTCCCCGCCACCAGCAAGCTCATCAACATGTACGACACCCGCGATTCGGCGATGACGGTGAAGATCACCGGCTACCAATGGATGTGGAAGTACGAATACCTCGGCGAAGGCGTGGCCTTCACCAGCCGCCTGGACCGCAAGAGCGACCAGCTGCGCCAGGGCGGCAAGATCGTCACCGCCGCCGACCACGAGCACTACCTGCTCGACGTCGACAACGTGCTGGTGCTGCCGACCGACACCAAGATCCGCTTCGTGATCACCGCCGACGACGTGATCCACGCTTGGTGGGTGCCGGCGCTGGGCTGGAAGCAGGACGCGATCCCGGGCATCGTCAACGAGGCCTGGACCGACATCAAGGAGCCCGGCGTCTACCGTGGCCAGTGCGCCGAGCTGTGCGGCAAGGACCACGGCTTCATGCCGATCGTGGTGCGCGCGCTGCCGAAGGCCGAGTACCAGCAGTGGCTCGCCGAGCAGAAGGCCAAGAACGCGCCGGCCGCTCCGGCCGCCGCTCCGGCTCCGGCGCCCGCCGAGACCGCTCCCGCCGCCGCGCAGGCTCCGGCCGCCGGCACTGCCAGTTCCGATGCCCCGGCCGCCGCCCCGAAGGGCGCCGCGACCGCCGGTTGA
- a CDS encoding twin transmembrane helix small protein, with the protein MSQELKILLVVAFLAVILWNLGAGLYYMLVDKGQSKRTVNALTRRIALSVALILLVILGIWMGWITPHGVGSNPPH; encoded by the coding sequence ATGAGCCAAGAACTGAAAATCCTGCTGGTGGTGGCGTTCCTGGCGGTCATCCTGTGGAACCTGGGAGCGGGCCTCTACTACATGCTGGTGGACAAGGGTCAGAGCAAACGCACGGTCAACGCCTTGACCCGGCGCATCGCGCTGTCCGTCGCGCTGATCCTGCTGGTAATCCTGGGCATCTGGATGGGCTGGATCACGCCGCACGGCGTGGGCTCCAATCCCCCGCACTGA
- the ctaD gene encoding cytochrome c oxidase subunit I → MAATHPVADHHDHHDDHAHQQGFIERWFFSTNHKDIGTLYLIFSFVMFIIGAGMSVVIRAELAEPGLQFVKPEFFNQMTTMHALVMIFGGVMPAFVGLANWMIPLQIGAPDMALPRMNNWSFWILPFAFSLLLMTLFLPGGAPAGGWTLYPPLSLQGGSNVAFAIFAIHMMGISSIMGAINVIATILNMRAPGVDLLKMPIFCWTWLITAFLLIAVMPVLAGAVTMLLTDKFFATSFFNAAGGGDPVMFQHIFWFFGHPEVYIMILPAFGVVSEIIPTFARKPLFGYQAMVYATASIAFLSFIVWAHHMFTVGMPLGGEIYFMFATMLIAVPTGVKVFNWVTTMWRGSMTFEAPMLWAVAFVILFTIGGFSGLMLAIVPADFQYHDTYFVVAHFHYVLVTGALFSIIAAVYYWWPKWTGRMYNETAAKFHFWWTMIFVNLLFFPQHFLGLAGMPRRIPDYNVVFADWNLVSSIGAFGMFLTPFMMAAILLVSKKSGAKAEARSWEGARGLEWTVPSPAPHHTFSTPPVIRDGDLAHGDITH, encoded by the coding sequence ATGGCAGCCACGCATCCCGTCGCCGATCACCACGATCATCACGATGATCACGCCCATCAGCAGGGCTTCATCGAGCGTTGGTTCTTCTCGACCAACCACAAGGACATCGGCACGCTGTATCTGATTTTCAGCTTCGTGATGTTCATCATCGGCGCGGGCATGTCGGTGGTGATCCGAGCCGAGCTGGCCGAACCGGGCCTGCAGTTCGTCAAGCCCGAGTTCTTCAACCAGATGACCACGATGCACGCGCTGGTCATGATCTTCGGCGGCGTGATGCCGGCCTTCGTCGGCCTGGCCAACTGGATGATCCCGCTGCAGATCGGCGCGCCGGACATGGCGCTGCCGCGCATGAACAACTGGTCGTTCTGGATCCTGCCGTTCGCCTTCAGCCTGCTGCTGATGACCCTGTTCCTGCCGGGCGGCGCGCCGGCCGGCGGCTGGACCCTGTACCCGCCGCTGTCGCTGCAGGGCGGCTCCAACGTCGCCTTCGCGATCTTCGCCATCCACATGATGGGCATCAGCTCGATCATGGGCGCGATCAACGTCATCGCCACCATCCTCAACATGCGCGCCCCGGGCGTGGACCTGCTGAAGATGCCGATCTTCTGCTGGACCTGGCTGATCACCGCGTTCCTGCTGATCGCGGTGATGCCGGTGCTGGCCGGCGCGGTGACGATGCTGCTGACCGACAAGTTCTTCGCCACCTCGTTCTTCAACGCGGCCGGCGGCGGCGACCCGGTGATGTTCCAGCACATCTTCTGGTTCTTCGGGCACCCCGAGGTCTACATCATGATCCTGCCGGCGTTCGGCGTGGTCTCGGAGATCATCCCGACGTTCGCCCGCAAGCCGCTGTTCGGCTACCAGGCGATGGTGTACGCGACCGCTTCGATCGCCTTCCTCTCGTTCATCGTGTGGGCGCACCACATGTTCACCGTCGGCATGCCGCTCGGTGGCGAGATCTACTTCATGTTCGCGACCATGCTGATCGCGGTGCCGACCGGCGTGAAGGTGTTCAACTGGGTCACCACGATGTGGCGCGGCTCGATGACCTTCGAAGCGCCGATGCTGTGGGCGGTCGCGTTCGTCATCCTGTTCACCATCGGCGGTTTCTCGGGCCTGATGCTGGCCATCGTTCCGGCCGACTTCCAGTACCACGACACCTACTTCGTGGTCGCGCACTTCCACTACGTGCTGGTGACCGGCGCGCTGTTCTCGATCATCGCCGCGGTCTACTACTGGTGGCCGAAGTGGACCGGCCGCATGTACAACGAGACCGCGGCCAAGTTCCATTTCTGGTGGACGATGATCTTCGTCAACCTGCTGTTCTTCCCGCAGCACTTCCTCGGCCTGGCCGGCATGCCGCGCCGCATCCCGGACTACAACGTGGTGTTCGCGGACTGGAACCTGGTCAGCTCGATCGGCGCGTTCGGCATGTTCCTGACGCCGTTCATGATGGCCGCGATCCTGCTGGTCTCGAAGAAGTCCGGCGCCAAGGCCGAAGCGCGTTCGTGGGAAGGCGCGCGCGGCCTGGAGTGGACCGTGCCGAGCCCGGCGCCGCACCACACCTTCTCGACGCCGCCGGTGATCCGCGACGGCGATCTGGCCCACGGCGACATCACCCATTGA